In a genomic window of Streptomyces noursei ATCC 11455:
- the cofD gene encoding 2-phospho-L-lactate transferase, protein MRIVVLAGGIGGARFLRGLKAAAPDADITVIGNTGDDIHLFGLKVCPDLDTVMYTLGGGINEDQGWGRTDETFRVKEELAAYGVGPEWFGLGDRDFATHIVRTQMLGAGYPLSAVTEALCDRWQPGVRLLPMSDDRVETHVAVEDESGERKAVHFQEYWVRLRASVPALAVVPVGAEQAKPAPGVLEALAAADVILFPPSNPVVSVGTILAVPGIREAVAEAAAPVVGLSPIVGDAPVRGMADKVLEAVGVESTAAAVARHYGAGLLDGWLVDDVDAGAVADVEAAGIRCRAVPLMMTDVDATAAMAREALALAEEVRA, encoded by the coding sequence ATGCGCATTGTGGTTCTGGCCGGCGGTATCGGCGGCGCCCGCTTTCTGCGGGGACTGAAGGCAGCGGCTCCGGACGCGGACATCACCGTCATCGGCAACACCGGTGACGACATCCATCTGTTCGGGCTGAAGGTGTGTCCCGACCTCGACACCGTGATGTACACGCTCGGCGGCGGCATCAACGAGGACCAGGGCTGGGGCCGGACGGACGAGACGTTCCGGGTGAAGGAGGAACTGGCCGCGTACGGCGTCGGGCCGGAGTGGTTCGGGCTGGGCGACCGGGACTTCGCCACCCACATCGTCCGGACCCAGATGCTGGGTGCCGGCTATCCCCTGAGCGCCGTCACCGAGGCGCTGTGCGACCGCTGGCAGCCCGGCGTGCGGCTGCTGCCGATGTCCGACGACCGGGTCGAGACGCACGTCGCCGTCGAGGACGAGAGCGGCGAGCGCAAGGCGGTGCACTTCCAGGAGTACTGGGTGCGGCTGCGGGCCTCGGTGCCGGCGCTGGCCGTGGTACCGGTCGGCGCCGAGCAGGCCAAGCCGGCGCCCGGCGTGCTGGAGGCCCTCGCCGCGGCCGACGTGATCCTCTTCCCGCCGTCCAACCCGGTCGTCAGCGTCGGCACGATCCTGGCCGTGCCGGGCATCCGGGAGGCCGTCGCGGAGGCCGCGGCGCCGGTGGTCGGGCTCTCGCCGATCGTCGGGGACGCCCCGGTACGCGGGATGGCCGACAAGGTGCTGGAGGCGGTCGGCGTGGAGTCCACCGCGGCGGCGGTGGCCCGGCACTACGGGGCGGGCCTGCTGGACGGCTGGCTGGTGGACGACGTGGACGCGGGCGCGGTGGCCGACGTCGAGGCGGCGGGGATCCGCTGCCGGGCGGTGCCGCTGATGATGACGGACGTGGACGCGACCGCGGCGATGGCCCGCGAGGCGCTGGCGCTGGCCGAGGAGGTGCGGGCATGA
- a CDS encoding WhiB family transcriptional regulator produces the protein MTELFQELLVEEADEELGWQERALCAQTDPESFFPEKGGSTREAKKVCLACEVRSECLEYALANDERFGIWGGLSERERRRLKKAAV, from the coding sequence ATGACCGAGCTGTTCCAGGAATTGCTGGTCGAGGAGGCGGACGAGGAGCTCGGCTGGCAGGAGCGCGCACTGTGCGCCCAGACCGACCCCGAGTCCTTCTTCCCGGAGAAGGGTGGCTCCACCCGCGAGGCCAAGAAGGTCTGCCTCGCCTGCGAAGTCCGCTCCGAGTGCCTCGAATACGCCCTCGCCAACGACGAGCGCTTCGGTATTTGGGGCGGTCTGTCCGAACGCGAGCGGCGCCGACTCAAGAAGGCCGCTGTCTGA
- a CDS encoding DUF3499 domain-containing protein translates to MGEPGESRRGPLKSAVPSNVVSPVRRCSRTACGRPAVATLTYVYADSTAVLGPLATYAEPHCYDLCAQHSERLTAPRGWEVVRLAIDPGPARPSGDDLEALANAVREAARPQERAAGGAGTPAPSGRDGHPMEVARRGHLRVLRSPDS, encoded by the coding sequence TTGGGTGAGCCGGGGGAGAGTCGTCGCGGCCCGCTCAAGAGTGCGGTACCGTCCAACGTCGTGAGCCCTGTACGTCGCTGTTCGCGCACTGCGTGCGGCCGCCCCGCCGTCGCAACGCTGACGTACGTCTATGCGGATTCGACCGCCGTGCTCGGACCGCTCGCCACCTACGCCGAGCCGCACTGCTACGACCTGTGCGCCCAGCACTCCGAGCGCCTGACCGCACCCCGCGGCTGGGAAGTCGTCCGCCTCGCCATCGACCCCGGTCCCGCCCGCCCCAGCGGCGACGACCTCGAAGCGCTGGCCAACGCCGTCCGCGAGGCGGCCCGCCCCCAGGAGCGCGCCGCCGGCGGCGCCGGCACCCCCGCGCCCAGCGGCCGCGACGGCCACCCCATGGAGGTCGCCCGCCGCGGCCACCTCCGGGTCCTGCGCTCGCCCGACTCCTGA
- a CDS encoding DUF5719 family protein produces MKRTILSLSAVTAALAAVTGVAAVAAPGDTGPTAPASATRLPVQRSTLVCPAPSSSEVAETTYTAFAPPGASAGADTKKGTAQLLPTGTVADSHGNPAGKGGKDAKGGKDGKGAKDKGGADSGGTQTVPPPDTKPVVPLQQAGKPVLGTTDSADAPALTGSADGALAPGWTVQQTTAIAAGLGRGLQGLSCTAPDTQFWFPGVSTATGRTDYVHLTNPDPVPAVVDLEMRGKDGALTDSGGGEDITVPPHTTVPVLLSTLTTSPADGAALHVSVRSGRIGAAVQAADAKTGGDWLPPAADPSPGAVLPGIPADATDVQLVAVAPGDADADLKVQLATPTGLITPAGLDTLHVKSGMTATVDLKDITKGEPGSLVLTPGDGGSTAPIAAALRVVRGKGDNQEMAFIPATRPIEARGTVADNRAKGSTLTLVAPQKGKDAKVRITASAGSGGGTPVSKTYTVKGGTSLAVQPPQPSGLKGSYALTVEPEPGSGPVHAARILALPQGGVPAFTVQPLPDDRGSVLVPTAGQDLSLLTR; encoded by the coding sequence GTGAAGCGCACCATCTTGTCCCTGAGCGCCGTGACCGCCGCGTTGGCCGCGGTCACCGGTGTCGCCGCGGTCGCCGCCCCCGGCGACACCGGCCCGACGGCCCCCGCGAGCGCCACCCGGCTGCCGGTCCAGCGGTCCACCCTGGTGTGCCCGGCGCCCAGTTCGTCGGAGGTCGCCGAGACCACCTACACCGCCTTCGCGCCCCCGGGCGCCTCGGCCGGCGCGGACACCAAGAAGGGCACCGCCCAGCTCCTGCCCACCGGCACCGTCGCCGACAGCCACGGCAACCCCGCCGGCAAGGGCGGCAAGGACGCCAAGGGGGGCAAGGACGGCAAGGGCGCCAAGGACAAGGGCGGCGCGGACAGCGGCGGAACGCAGACCGTCCCGCCGCCCGATACCAAGCCCGTGGTGCCCCTCCAGCAGGCCGGGAAGCCGGTCCTCGGGACCACCGACAGCGCCGACGCGCCCGCCCTGACCGGCTCCGCCGACGGCGCGCTGGCCCCCGGCTGGACCGTCCAGCAGACCACCGCCATCGCCGCCGGCCTCGGCCGCGGTCTGCAGGGGCTGAGCTGCACCGCCCCCGACACCCAGTTCTGGTTCCCCGGCGTCAGCACCGCCACCGGCCGCACCGACTACGTCCACCTCACCAACCCCGACCCGGTGCCGGCCGTCGTGGACCTCGAAATGCGCGGCAAGGACGGCGCGTTGACGGACAGCGGCGGCGGCGAGGACATCACCGTGCCGCCGCACACCACCGTCCCGGTGCTGCTCTCCACCCTCACCACCAGCCCCGCCGACGGCGCCGCGCTGCACGTCAGCGTCCGCTCCGGCCGGATCGGCGCGGCCGTCCAGGCCGCCGACGCCAAGACCGGCGGCGACTGGCTGCCGCCGGCCGCCGACCCGTCCCCCGGCGCCGTCCTCCCGGGCATCCCGGCCGACGCCACCGACGTCCAGCTGGTCGCCGTCGCCCCCGGCGACGCCGACGCCGACCTCAAGGTGCAACTGGCCACCCCGACCGGCCTGATCACCCCGGCCGGACTCGACACCCTGCACGTCAAGAGCGGGATGACCGCCACCGTCGACCTCAAGGACATCACCAAGGGCGAGCCCGGCTCGCTGGTCCTCACGCCCGGCGACGGCGGCTCCACCGCCCCGATCGCCGCGGCCCTGCGGGTCGTCCGCGGCAAGGGCGACAACCAGGAGATGGCCTTCATCCCGGCGACCCGGCCGATCGAGGCCCGCGGCACCGTCGCCGACAACCGCGCCAAGGGCAGCACCCTCACCCTGGTCGCCCCCCAGAAGGGCAAGGACGCCAAGGTCAGGATCACCGCGTCGGCCGGCAGCGGCGGCGGCACCCCGGTCTCGAAGACGTACACGGTCAAGGGCGGCACCAGCCTCGCCGTCCAGCCGCCGCAGCCGTCCGGCCTCAAGGGTTCCTACGCGCTGACCGTCGAGCCCGAGCCCGGCAGCGGCCCGGTCCACGCCGCCCGGATCCTGGCGCTGCCGCAGGGCGGGGTGCCCGCCTTCACCGTCCAGCCGCTGCCCGACGACCGCGGCTCCGTGCTCGTGCCCACCGCCGGCCAGGACCTGTCCCTGCTGACCCGCTGA
- a CDS encoding phosphomannomutase/phosphoglucomutase — MTDLAQIVKAYDVRGVVPDQWDETLAELFGAAFVEVTGADAIVIGHDMRPSSPGLAGAFGRGAAARGADVTEIGLCSTDELYYASGALDLPGAMFTASHNPAQYNGIKMCRAGAAPVGQDTGLADIRALVERWTADGTPEPAATPGTVTRRDVLHDYAAHLRSLVDLRTIRPLKVVVDAGNGMGGHTVPTVFDGLPIDLDALYFELDGSFPHHEANPLDPKNIVDLQERVREVGADLGLAFDGDADRCFVVDENGDPVSPSAITALVAARELAKHPGGTVIHNCITSWSVPEVVKEHGGAPVRTRVGHSFIKAEMAHTGAIFGGEHSAHYYFRDFWNADTGMLAALHVLAALGEQDRPLSRLVDQYDRYAASGEINSTVDDQAGRLAAIKATYEGRDGITLDDLDGLTVTATDWWFNVRPSNTEPLLRLNAEARDRATVERIRDEVLAIIRG, encoded by the coding sequence GTGACTGATCTGGCGCAGATCGTGAAGGCGTACGACGTGCGCGGCGTGGTCCCCGACCAATGGGACGAGACCCTGGCCGAACTCTTCGGCGCGGCCTTCGTCGAGGTCACCGGCGCCGACGCGATCGTCATCGGGCACGACATGCGGCCCTCCTCGCCCGGCCTGGCCGGCGCCTTCGGCCGCGGCGCCGCCGCCCGCGGCGCCGACGTCACCGAGATCGGCCTCTGCTCCACCGACGAGCTCTACTACGCCAGCGGCGCCCTGGACCTGCCCGGCGCGATGTTCACCGCCTCGCACAACCCGGCCCAGTACAACGGCATCAAGATGTGCCGGGCCGGCGCCGCCCCCGTGGGCCAGGACACCGGGCTCGCCGACATCCGCGCCCTGGTCGAGCGCTGGACCGCCGACGGCACCCCCGAACCGGCCGCCACCCCCGGCACCGTCACCCGACGCGACGTGCTCCACGACTACGCCGCCCACCTGCGCTCCCTCGTGGACCTCCGCACCATCCGCCCCCTGAAGGTCGTGGTGGACGCCGGCAACGGCATGGGCGGCCACACCGTCCCCACCGTCTTCGACGGCCTGCCGATCGACCTCGACGCGCTCTACTTCGAGCTCGACGGCTCCTTCCCCCACCACGAGGCCAACCCGCTCGACCCGAAGAACATCGTCGACCTCCAGGAAAGGGTCCGCGAGGTCGGCGCCGACCTCGGCCTGGCCTTCGACGGCGACGCCGACCGCTGCTTCGTCGTCGACGAGAACGGCGACCCGGTCTCCCCGTCCGCCATCACCGCCCTGGTCGCCGCCCGCGAACTGGCCAAGCACCCCGGCGGCACGGTCATCCACAACTGCATCACCTCCTGGTCCGTCCCGGAGGTCGTCAAGGAGCACGGCGGCGCCCCCGTCCGCACCCGCGTCGGCCACTCCTTCATCAAGGCCGAAATGGCCCACACCGGCGCCATCTTCGGCGGCGAGCACTCCGCCCACTACTACTTCCGCGACTTCTGGAACGCCGACACCGGCATGCTCGCCGCCCTGCACGTCCTCGCCGCCCTCGGCGAACAGGACCGCCCGCTCTCCCGGCTCGTCGACCAGTACGACCGCTACGCCGCCTCCGGCGAGATCAACAGCACCGTCGACGACCAGGCCGGCCGGCTCGCCGCCATCAAGGCCACCTACGAGGGCCGCGACGGCATCACCCTCGACGACCTCGACGGCCTGACCGTCACCGCCACCGACTGGTGGTTCAACGTCCGCCCCTCCAACACCGAGCCGCTGCTCCGCCTCAACGCCGAGGCCCGCGACCGGGCCACCGTCGAGCGGATCCGCGACGAGGTCCTCGCGATCATCCGCGGCTGA
- a CDS encoding glycosyltransferase family 2 protein, with protein MSVHSQSAAQAASYEAATPEFPRHVVTAVIVSHDGGRWLPDALAGLLGQERPVQNVIGADTGSADDSAQLLAEAIGDDRVLHLARRSGFGTAVEEAVRTAPVLGPDDLAYLRRPSGWDPVSRTWHDEAYDMPELPHGEPVQWLWLLHDDCAPAPDALAELLRVADASPSTAVVGPKLRSWYDRRQLLEVGVSIARSGRRWTGLDRREQDQGQHDQVRPVLSVSTAGMLIRRDVYEQLGGFDRRLPLMRDDVDLCWRAQAAGHQVLVAPDAVLRHAEAAARERRPIDCVGRSVARPSPDRHPSSKRFALRGSTPHRVDKAGAVYTLLANTRGALVPYTLLRLLIGTLLRVVAYLVGKVPGQALDELAGLFATLLRPGKILAARKRRGRPTTDASELRALFPPPGATVRATVEQVAGNLAGRAAPDVASSGRHGAVESGPGGDDADYLEIEQFARLKRIARRPAPVLFLVLLLVSLIACRGLLGSGSLVGGALLPAPDGLGALWSSYTTSWHPVGVGDTAAAPPYLAVLAALSTVFLGSTGFTLTLLLVCSVPLAGLTAYFASRPLVASRLLRAWGSIAYAFLPAATGALAGGRLGTAVLAVLLPLMARAAVAAGGLRLAPGTRPSWRAAWAYALLVTVTTAFTPIVWPIAVLLGVALLVLRLLGSASGDPATGGGAKRGGSGGLVVAYLLRFLAVALAPLVVLAPWSLSLLGHPSRFFREAGLDYGTGSASVLDLVGLSPGGPKAVGGLLLLGIVLAALGATLRDTRQTAIRAAWVVALVGLLCAALGNGSGWTGPAMLVYGLALLCAAALGAEGIRTRMTALGFGWKQPAAVLIALAALIAPLYAAVSWMITGAAGPVQRRDATQVPAFVAEEATTTDRARTLVLDGTPGHVTYSLVRGSGAQLGDADLAAEAGPDSRLDDVVAHLVAGSGADQTDRLGGYAVRYVLVRKGAPREMGRVLDATPGLTRLSQEDGSALWRVDQRVSRITIVPAQTKEGTGTGDAAAPVPVAAGPVEAHGAKVPAGTAGRILRLADAADDGWHATLDGTPLKPVTVDGWAQGFQLPSDGGRLDLTHDNPMGHTVWLWAQGLLALVLVVMALPGRRREIDDDLPDEAAAVAASAAQSAGEGRRARRLRAQAEAAAPAGDGAAVPDARTVEEPPSDAPAPDPVPVADPYAAVPAQPSYEDWQAAPEPAAAHDPAPADQQPYPQAADPYQAGQYGDQQPYQPVDPYQDGGYPPGTYAPGTYAPDTYAPEGYPTDPYQAGAYDPYGYGGQQQPYPDAGADQHPQHPQPYDGTTYPGAFPEPRRDGSEQQ; from the coding sequence ATGTCCGTGCACAGCCAGTCGGCGGCCCAGGCCGCCTCGTATGAAGCCGCCACCCCGGAGTTCCCGCGGCATGTCGTCACGGCCGTGATCGTCTCGCACGACGGCGGCCGCTGGCTGCCCGACGCCCTCGCCGGACTGCTCGGCCAGGAGCGCCCGGTGCAGAACGTCATCGGCGCCGACACCGGCAGCGCGGACGACTCCGCCCAGCTGCTCGCCGAGGCGATCGGCGACGACCGGGTGCTCCACCTCGCCCGCCGCTCCGGATTCGGCACCGCCGTCGAGGAGGCGGTCCGCACCGCCCCCGTCCTCGGCCCCGACGACCTGGCCTATCTGCGCCGCCCCAGCGGCTGGGATCCGGTCAGCCGCACCTGGCACGACGAGGCGTACGACATGCCGGAACTCCCGCACGGGGAACCGGTCCAGTGGCTGTGGCTGCTGCACGACGACTGCGCGCCGGCCCCCGACGCCCTCGCCGAGCTGCTGCGGGTCGCCGACGCCAGCCCGTCCACCGCCGTCGTCGGCCCCAAGCTCCGCAGCTGGTACGACCGCCGTCAACTCCTCGAGGTCGGCGTCAGCATCGCCCGCAGCGGACGCCGCTGGACCGGCCTGGACCGCCGCGAACAGGACCAGGGCCAGCACGACCAGGTCCGCCCGGTGCTGTCCGTCTCCACCGCCGGCATGCTCATCCGCCGCGACGTCTACGAGCAGCTGGGCGGCTTCGACCGCCGGCTGCCGCTGATGCGCGACGACGTCGACCTGTGCTGGCGCGCCCAGGCCGCCGGCCACCAGGTCCTGGTCGCCCCCGACGCCGTCCTGCGGCACGCCGAGGCCGCCGCCCGCGAGCGCCGCCCCATCGACTGCGTCGGCCGCTCGGTCGCCCGCCCGTCGCCCGACCGCCACCCCTCATCGAAGCGCTTCGCGCTGCGTGGTTCGACTCCGCACCGCGTCGACAAGGCCGGCGCCGTCTACACCCTGCTCGCCAACACCCGCGGCGCGCTGGTCCCGTACACCCTGCTGCGGCTGCTGATCGGCACCCTGCTGCGGGTCGTCGCCTACCTCGTCGGCAAGGTACCCGGCCAGGCCCTGGACGAACTCGCCGGCCTCTTCGCCACCCTGCTCCGCCCCGGCAAGATCCTCGCCGCCCGCAAACGCCGGGGGAGGCCGACGACCGACGCGAGCGAACTGCGGGCACTGTTCCCGCCGCCCGGCGCCACCGTCCGGGCCACCGTCGAACAGGTCGCCGGCAACCTCGCCGGCCGCGCCGCCCCCGACGTCGCCTCCTCCGGCCGGCACGGCGCCGTGGAGTCCGGACCCGGCGGCGACGACGCCGACTACCTGGAGATCGAGCAGTTCGCGCGGCTCAAGCGGATCGCCCGCCGCCCCGCACCGGTGCTCTTCCTCGTCCTGCTGCTGGTCTCGCTGATCGCCTGCCGCGGGCTGCTCGGCAGCGGCTCGCTCGTCGGCGGCGCCCTGCTGCCCGCTCCCGACGGCCTCGGCGCCCTGTGGTCGTCGTACACCACCAGCTGGCACCCGGTCGGCGTCGGCGACACCGCCGCCGCACCGCCCTACCTCGCGGTGCTCGCCGCGCTCTCCACGGTCTTCCTCGGCAGCACCGGCTTCACCCTCACCCTGCTGCTGGTCTGCTCCGTCCCGCTGGCCGGCCTCACCGCCTACTTCGCCTCCCGCCCGCTGGTCGCCTCCCGGCTGCTGCGGGCCTGGGGCAGCATCGCCTACGCCTTCCTGCCCGCCGCCACCGGCGCGCTCGCCGGCGGTCGCCTGGGCACCGCCGTACTGGCCGTCCTGCTGCCGCTGATGGCCCGCGCCGCGGTCGCCGCCGGCGGACTGCGGTTGGCGCCCGGCACCCGGCCCAGCTGGCGCGCCGCCTGGGCGTACGCGCTGCTGGTCACCGTCACCACCGCCTTCACCCCGATCGTCTGGCCGATCGCGGTGCTGCTCGGCGTGGCACTGCTCGTGCTGCGCCTCCTCGGCTCCGCATCCGGAGACCCGGCGACGGGCGGCGGAGCGAAGCGGGGCGGCAGCGGTGGGCTGGTCGTGGCGTACCTGCTGCGCTTCCTGGCCGTGGCGCTCGCCCCGCTGGTGGTGCTGGCGCCCTGGTCGCTGTCGCTGCTCGGCCACCCGTCGCGGTTCTTCCGCGAGGCCGGCCTGGACTACGGCACCGGCTCGGCCTCCGTCCTCGACCTCGTCGGGCTCAGCCCGGGCGGCCCCAAGGCCGTCGGCGGGCTGCTGCTCCTCGGCATCGTCCTGGCCGCCCTCGGCGCGACCCTGCGCGACACCCGGCAGACCGCCATCCGCGCCGCCTGGGTGGTGGCCCTGGTCGGGCTGCTGTGCGCGGCGCTCGGCAACGGCTCCGGCTGGACCGGCCCGGCGATGCTCGTCTACGGCCTGGCGCTGCTGTGCGCGGCCGCGCTCGGCGCCGAGGGCATCCGCACCCGGATGACCGCGCTCGGCTTCGGCTGGAAGCAGCCGGCCGCCGTGCTGATCGCGCTGGCCGCCCTGATCGCCCCCCTGTACGCCGCGGTCAGCTGGATGATCACCGGCGCGGCCGGCCCGGTCCAGCGGCGCGACGCCACCCAGGTCCCGGCGTTCGTCGCCGAGGAGGCCACCACCACCGACCGGGCCCGCACGCTCGTCCTGGACGGCACCCCCGGCCACGTCACCTACTCCCTCGTCCGCGGTTCCGGGGCCCAGCTCGGGGACGCCGACCTGGCCGCCGAGGCCGGTCCGGACAGCCGCCTGGACGACGTCGTCGCCCACCTCGTCGCCGGCTCCGGCGCCGACCAGACCGACCGGCTCGGCGGCTACGCGGTCCGCTACGTCCTGGTCCGCAAGGGCGCCCCGCGCGAGATGGGCCGCGTCCTGGACGCCACCCCGGGCCTGACCCGGCTCAGCCAGGAGGACGGCAGCGCCCTGTGGCGCGTCGACCAGCGGGTCTCCCGGATCACGATCGTGCCCGCCCAGACCAAGGAGGGCACCGGCACCGGCGACGCCGCGGCGCCCGTCCCGGTGGCGGCCGGCCCGGTCGAGGCACACGGCGCCAAGGTGCCCGCCGGCACCGCCGGCCGGATCCTGCGGCTCGCCGACGCCGCCGACGACGGCTGGCACGCCACCCTCGACGGCACCCCGCTCAAGCCCGTCACCGTCGACGGCTGGGCCCAGGGCTTCCAGCTCCCGTCCGACGGCGGCCGGCTCGACCTCACCCACGACAACCCCATGGGCCACACCGTCTGGCTGTGGGCGCAGGGCCTGCTCGCCCTCGTGCTGGTCGTGATGGCGCTGCCCGGCCGCCGCCGGGAGATCGACGACGACCTGCCCGACGAGGCCGCCGCCGTCGCGGCCTCAGCCGCGCAGTCCGCGGGCGAGGGCCGCCGGGCCCGCCGGCTGCGCGCCCAGGCCGAGGCCGCCGCCCCGGCCGGCGACGGCGCCGCCGTCCCGGACGCCCGCACCGTCGAGGAGCCGCCGTCCGACGCCCCGGCCCCGGACCCCGTCCCGGTCGCCGACCCGTATGCCGCGGTCCCCGCACAGCCCTCCTACGAGGACTGGCAGGCCGCTCCGGAACCGGCCGCCGCGCACGACCCGGCGCCAGCCGACCAGCAGCCCTACCCGCAGGCCGCCGACCCGTACCAGGCCGGCCAGTACGGCGACCAGCAGCCCTACCAGCCGGTCGACCCCTACCAGGACGGCGGCTACCCGCCGGGCACCTACGCGCCGGGCACCTACGCGCCCGACACCTATGCGCCCGAGGGCTACCCGACCGACCCCTACCAGGCGGGCGCCTACGACCCGTACGGCTACGGCGGACAGCAGCAGCCCTACCCCGACGCCGGGGCGGACCAGCACCCGCAGCACCCGCAGCCCTACGACGGCACGACGTACCCCGGCGCCTTCCCCGAGCCGCGCCGTGACGGGAGCGAGCAGCAGTGA
- a CDS encoding Trm112 family protein, with protein sequence MPVEASLIQILACPACHASLEDRTTADPAELICTSADCGLAYPVQDGIPVLLVDEARRPV encoded by the coding sequence ATGCCGGTCGAAGCCAGCCTGATCCAGATCCTCGCCTGCCCGGCCTGCCACGCCTCGCTGGAGGACCGCACCACGGCGGACCCGGCCGAGCTGATCTGCACCTCCGCCGACTGCGGCCTGGCCTACCCGGTCCAGGACGGCATCCCGGTCCTCCTCGTCGACGAAGCCCGCCGCCCCGTCTGA
- a CDS encoding metallopeptidase family protein has product MDSPVPPRPAEPRPRRRDRHGRGMRGPIAPPQVPLSVSRADAFTDLVYDSRDRLERRWPQLTQVDFLVLEVPGFGPDGDPDPLAEDESVPLGRVLPSGGGYRDRIVIYRRPVEIRTKNRDERALLVHEVVVEQVAELLGLAPESVDPRYGQE; this is encoded by the coding sequence ATGGACAGCCCCGTACCTCCCCGTCCCGCGGAGCCGCGGCCCCGCCGCCGCGACCGCCACGGCCGTGGCATGCGCGGCCCGATCGCGCCTCCCCAGGTACCGCTGTCGGTGAGCCGCGCCGACGCGTTCACGGATCTCGTCTACGACTCCCGGGACCGCCTGGAGCGGCGCTGGCCGCAGCTGACGCAGGTCGATTTCCTGGTGCTGGAGGTGCCGGGGTTCGGGCCGGACGGCGATCCGGATCCGCTCGCGGAGGACGAGAGCGTGCCGCTCGGCCGGGTGCTGCCGTCCGGCGGCGGATATCGCGACCGGATCGTGATCTACCGCAGGCCGGTGGAGATCCGGACGAAGAACCGCGACGAGCGCGCGCTGCTGGTCCACGAGGTCGTCGTCGAGCAGGTCGCCGAGCTGCTGGGGCTCGCCCCGGAGTCGGTGGACCCGCGCTACGGCCAGGAGTGA
- a CDS encoding cysteine dioxygenase, translated as MNSDVQIAGDPLAIPHLLPPVPAHPTTVAGFVGLARSIAADRAAWAPLVRYDATTRWYHRLCTGPGYEVWLLSWVPGQGSGRHDHGPSSGVLTVLEGELTEHAAGGPRTLAAGAQRVFAPGYAHEVVNDALAPAISLHVYFPGLTEMPMLPQAQLVADSPLRSSGGTPTAGATAPQGSACG; from the coding sequence ATGAACAGCGACGTCCAGATCGCCGGCGACCCGCTCGCCATCCCCCACCTGCTGCCGCCCGTCCCCGCCCACCCCACCACCGTCGCCGGCTTCGTCGGCCTGGCCCGCTCGATCGCCGCCGACCGCGCCGCCTGGGCCCCGCTGGTCCGCTACGACGCCACCACCCGCTGGTACCACCGCCTGTGCACCGGGCCCGGCTACGAGGTGTGGCTGTTGAGCTGGGTCCCCGGACAGGGCAGCGGCCGGCACGACCACGGCCCCTCCTCGGGCGTACTGACCGTCCTGGAAGGCGAGTTGACCGAACACGCCGCGGGCGGGCCGCGCACCCTGGCCGCCGGCGCCCAGCGGGTGTTCGCCCCCGGCTACGCCCACGAGGTCGTCAACGACGCACTGGCGCCGGCCATCAGCCTGCACGTGTACTTCCCCGGCCTGACCGAGATGCCGATGCTCCCGCAGGCCCAGCTGGTCGCCGACTCCCCACTCCGTTCGAGCGGGGGGACTCCCACGGCCGGGGCCACCGCCCCCCAGGGATCGGCCTGCGGCTGA